A genome region from Gigantopelta aegis isolate Gae_Host chromosome 3, Gae_host_genome, whole genome shotgun sequence includes the following:
- the LOC121368607 gene encoding uncharacterized protein LOC121368607, with protein sequence MYHAKLTNEQASSVRKELLFSNVVLHELKESRMKSGNKTILHRVAAGKILKKYRCIKMMSVKTGMSKNSLASVKDKSLTLKKKRRSRIIQNLQQNLLELYERDDNSQCQPGKSDTKTIHGVKIQKRILTDYLANLHVKFLLESPTIKISMASFCRARPKHVLLTSFITRSTCLCTKHQNMALKIKAIRKEGVNVPINPETFVKESHDCDEYELPENVTYSQWKRVEIEEKNKRKSVMRIVQTVVPKETFLDILKKEAVEFRDHITRVKIQYEAIRTLKENLPQHHIILQMDFAENYSCNTMEEIQSAYFNKTGVTIHQVVCYYRGNDGSLEHKSFVAISDVLSHVSSTVIAIIETIIPYIKEIDPDVKVLHYWTDSPISQYRNRFIFNFVANHHSLFGIHARWNYFEAGHGKGPCDGLGGSVNQLAGEAVGHGKATIQDATDFFLWANNSNMASVKFIFVSSEECDKISDQIKSLKIRPVKSIMHIHVVIGKGDSKVLVCNVTCFCDICISGSDCNDWRQECLCELTTNATISFSQEQNVKVLQEPTPDESGMVLEESQKRYIDIQDLRRDLFIAAMYGNKWYIGKILQVEKDASNLPVEVSFMKQSRQMFQWPPRPDVIQHAPRARCHSYRLSD encoded by the coding sequence ATGTATCACGCAAAGCTAACAAATGAACAAGCATCAAGTGTACGAAAGGAACTGCTATTTAGTAATGTTGTGTTACACGAATTAAAGGAGTCCAGGATGAAATCTGGAAATAAAACTATCCTTCACAGAGTAGCAGCTGGCAAAATCTTAAAGAAATATCGATGCATTAAAATGATGAGTGTTAAAACAGGAATGAGTAAAAACTCTTTGGCAAGTGTGAAGGACAAATCCCTTAcactaaaaaagaaaagaagatccAGAATAATACAGAATTTGCAACAAAATCTACTTGAATTGTATGAGCGTGATGATAACAGTCAGTGTCAACCAGGAAAGTCCGATACTAAGACAATACATGGAGTAAAAATACAAAAGCGAATACTGACTGATTATTTGGCCAATTTGCACGTGAAGTTCCTTTTGGAAAGcccaacaataaaaatatcaatggCGTCGTTTTGCCGAGCCAGACCTAAACATGTCCTTCTTACTTCTTTCATCACTAGGAGTACGTGCTTATGCACTAAACATCAAAACATGGCCCTAAAAATCAAAGCTATTCGCAAGGAAGGCGTCAATGTACCTATTAATCCAGAAACATTTGTAAAAGAAAGCCATGATTGTGATGAATATGAGCTTCCGGAAAATGTTACCTACAGCCAATGGAAGAGGGTAGAAATcgaagagaaaaacaaaaggaaatctGTAATGCGAATTGTCCAAACTGTTGTACCAAAAGAAACGTTCTtggatattttgaagaaagagGCAGTGGAATTTAGAGACCACATCACAAGAGTAAAGATACAGTATGAAGCAATCcgaacattaaaagaaaatctCCCTCAGCACCACATCATACTACAAATGGATTTTGCGGAAAATTACAGTTGCAACACCATGGAAGAGATCCAAAGTGCGTATTTTAATAAGACAGGCGTTACAATTCATCAAGTTGTCTGCTATTATCGTGGAAATGATGGTTCTTTGGAACATAAGAGTTTTGTCGCCATTTCAGATGTTCTGAGTCACGTCTCATCGACTGTTATAGCAATTATAGAGACGATCATCCCATATATAAAGGAAATCGACCCAGATGTCAAAGTACTGCACTACTGGACTGATAGTCCTATAAGTCAGTACCGAAACaggtttattttcaattttgtagCTAACCACCACAGCCTATTTGGTATCCATGCCCGCTGGAATTATTTCGAAGCGGGGCATGGAAAGGGGCCTTGTGACGGTCTGGGTGGTTCAGTTAACCAGTTAGCTGGTGAAGCTGTTGGACATGGAAAAGCCACCATACAGGATGCAACTGACTTTTTTCTCTGGGCCAACAATTCAAACATGGCGTCTGTAAAATTTATCTTTGTTTCTTCAGAAGAATGTGACAAAATTTCAGATCAAATTAAATCGCTGAAAATAAGACCTGTAAAGAGTATCATGCATATCCATGTAGTCATTGGCAAAGGGGATTCAAAGGTATTGGTATGCAACGTCACCTGCTTTTGTGACATTTGCATCTCTGGTTCAGATTGCAATGACTGGCGACAAGAATGTCTTTGTGAACTGACAACAAATGCAACAATCTCTTTTTCACAAGAACAGAATGTCAAAGTTCTACAAGAGCCAACACCAGACGAATCTGGTATGGTCTTAGAGGAATCacagaaaagatatattgataTACAAGACTTGAGGCGGGATCTATTCATAGCTGCTATGTATGGAAATAAATGGTACATAGGCAAAATACTGCAAGTTGAGAAGGATGCGAGTAACTTGCCAGTGGAAGTTTCATTTATGAAACAAAGTAGGCAGATGTTTCAATGGCCCCCACGTCCAGATGTCATACAACATGCACCTCGGGCACGTTGTCACAGTTACAGACTTTCAGACTAG